Below is a window of Culturomica massiliensis DNA.
CTTACGTGAGTCACGTAGTGAGTTGTTAAAGCCCCTTTTGTTTATTGCCGAATTTTGTCGCAGAAACAAAAAGAAAGGACTGAACATGAAAGTGATAACAATGGAAAGTTCCGCCTACAAGGAGATGATGGCGCAGATTGCGAACATCGCAGGGTACATCCGCGAGGCAAGGGACGAGAAGAAACGGAAGCGGGAAACCGAAGACAAGCTGCTTGACACGGCACAGGCGGCGAAGATGCTCAACGTGAGCAAGCGCACCATGCAGCGTATGCGCACCGACCACCGTATCGAGTATGTGGTGGTACGCGGAAGCTGCCGCTACCGCCTTTCCGAGATACTGCGGCTATTGGAGGACAACACAGTAAGGAACGAGGAAGGGACAATAGACACCCTGTTCCACAACCACACGCTGCGCACGGGCGGCAAACCAAAAGGAAGGAGGACATAGGTCATGGAACTGCTCACACGAAACAACTTCGAGGGCTGGATGCAGAAGCTGATGGAACGGCTCGACCGTCAGGACGAACTGCTGCTGGCGATGAAGGCTGAGGGGAAACAGCCCACTATCACGGAAAGCATCCGCCTTTTCGACAATCAGGATTTGTGCATGTTGCTCCAGATAAGCAAACGCACCCTCCAACGCTACCGCAGCGTAGGCGCATTGCCCTACAAGACGCTGGGCAAGAAGACCTATTACAGCGAGGAGGACGTGCTGACATTCCTTTCCAACCATATCAAGGACTTCAAAAAGGAAGATATAGCCTTCTACAAGGCTCGTATCCATAATTTCTTTCATAAATAACCCATTAAAACATTTTTCAGATGGCAAAGAAAAAAGACGAAAAGGACGTGCTGGTAGTCCGTGACGAGAAGACAGGCGAGATCAGCGTGGTAGCCGGGCTGAACGCGGACGGCACACCCAAGCGCACCCCCGCAAAAGCGGAGAACGCGCAGAGTTTCCTGCAATTCGACCGACATGGCGACGTGCTGGACAACTTCTTCAAGAACTTCTTCCGGCAGTGCAAGGAACCCAGCCGCTTCGGTTTCTACCGCATTGCGGCAGACCAAGCTGAAAATCTCTTAGAGGTGATGAAGCAACTGCTGAAAGACCCCGAAGCGAACAAGGAGCTGCTCGCCCCTCACAAGGTGGACACCTCCGACTATGAGAAGAAGGTGCAGGAAGAGATGGCAGCACAACAGACAGAGAAACAAGAACCTCAAAAACAGGAGAACATGGAACAACGGAAAGAACAGCAACAGGACAAATCCGAACAGATGCAGGGCAAACGTGGCTACCAGCCCATCGACGAGAGTAAAATCAACTGGCAGGAGCTGGAGGACAGATGGGGCGTAAAGCGGGACAACCTTGAAAAGTCCGGCGACCTTACGAAGATGCTCAACTATGGCAAGTCCGACTTGGTAAAGGTCAAACCGACCTTCGGCGGCGAATCATTCGAGCTGGACGCCCGCCTCTCCTTCAAGAAGGACGGTGAGGGAAACATCAGCCTCGTGCCGCACTTCATCCGCAAGGAGCAGAAGCTGGATGAGTACAAGGAACACAAATTCTCCGACAATGACCGGAAGAACCTCCGCGAAACGGGCAATCTCGGTAGGGTCGTGGACATTGTGGACAGGGAAACGGGCGAGATCATCCCCTCCTACATCAGCATCGACCGCAAGACGAATGAAATCACGGACATTCCGGCAAGCAGGGTGCGCATCCCGGAGCGCATCGGCAAGACGGAAATCACCACGCAGGAGCGGGACATGCTCCGCGCCGGACTGCCCGTACGCGACAAGCTCATCGAGCGCAACGACGGCAGAAAGTTCGTCACCACCCTGCAAGTGAACGTGGAGCAGCGCGGCGTGGAGTTCGTGCCGGGAACCGGCAAGTCGCCCCGTACCGCACAGACACAGGAAACCAAAGGCGACACATCGAAAAGTC
It encodes the following:
- a CDS encoding helix-turn-helix domain-containing protein, whose protein sequence is MKVITMESSAYKEMMAQIANIAGYIREARDEKKRKRETEDKLLDTAQAAKMLNVSKRTMQRMRTDHRIEYVVVRGSCRYRLSEILRLLEDNTVRNEEGTIDTLFHNHTLRTGGKPKGRRT
- a CDS encoding helix-turn-helix domain-containing protein, whose translation is MELLTRNNFEGWMQKLMERLDRQDELLLAMKAEGKQPTITESIRLFDNQDLCMLLQISKRTLQRYRSVGALPYKTLGKKTYYSEEDVLTFLSNHIKDFKKEDIAFYKARIHNFFHK
- a CDS encoding DUF3945 domain-containing protein, whose amino-acid sequence is MAKKKDEKDVLVVRDEKTGEISVVAGLNADGTPKRTPAKAENAQSFLQFDRHGDVLDNFFKNFFRQCKEPSRFGFYRIAADQAENLLEVMKQLLKDPEANKELLAPHKVDTSDYEKKVQEEMAAQQTEKQEPQKQENMEQRKEQQQDKSEQMQGKRGYQPIDESKINWQELEDRWGVKRDNLEKSGDLTKMLNYGKSDLVKVKPTFGGESFELDARLSFKKDGEGNISLVPHFIRKEQKLDEYKEHKFSDNDRKNLRETGNLGRVVDIVDRETGEIIPSYISIDRKTNEITDIPASRVRIPERIGKTEITTQERDMLRAGLPVRDKLIERNDGRKFVTTLQVNVEQRGVEFVPGTGKSPRTAQTQETKGDTSKSQAQGGENAAQTKKEQRRNTWTNEDGSIRPISKWSGVSFTDQQKADYVAGKAVKLENVTDKQGFHATMYIKFNPEKGRPYRYDTNPDNAQQVAPSNESRTQVAVNNDGKTNEATKNLREPLQKGQTNPKDARQQQQQEKPQKKTGKGMKM